A region of Pontiella agarivorans DNA encodes the following proteins:
- a CDS encoding SHD1 domain-containing protein — MKSIYVVLMMGIFAEFSSFAEFRIWEDRSGRIWEGEFVTMNAGKVVVQNQSGTKTEYNPEQLSENDLSYLEEIIPPKLSLDVSKTSNSSTSGNSESIICRASIKKANTRIYKGELTAVLVVLAEEMRTGAFSKAGASTEYSFVLPEKHGVVVEFESSAVPLAKSSAKSGRVYAGYVLVVWDRFGNPVAVQSNRDSFLERATKIARPRRR; from the coding sequence ATGAAGAGTATATATGTTGTGCTGATGATGGGTATATTTGCAGAATTTTCGAGTTTCGCAGAGTTTCGTATTTGGGAGGATCGGTCTGGCCGTATTTGGGAGGGTGAATTTGTAACCATGAATGCCGGCAAGGTGGTCGTTCAGAATCAGTCTGGTACAAAGACGGAATACAATCCGGAGCAGCTTTCTGAAAATGATTTGTCTTATCTGGAGGAAATAATACCTCCGAAGCTGAGTTTGGATGTTTCTAAAACATCGAACAGCAGTACCTCCGGCAATTCGGAATCTATTATCTGCCGGGCATCTATCAAAAAAGCAAATACACGCATTTATAAAGGGGAGCTAACCGCAGTGCTTGTTGTTCTGGCCGAAGAGATGAGAACCGGGGCTTTTTCAAAAGCGGGGGCATCGACAGAGTATTCTTTTGTTCTTCCGGAAAAGCATGGAGTGGTTGTCGAGTTCGAATCTTCAGCTGTGCCCCTGGCAAAAAGCTCAGCAAAATCAGGCCGCGTATATGCAGGGTATGTGCTTGTGGTGTGGGACCGGTTCGGTAATCCTGTGGCGGTACAATCAAATCGAGATTCGTTTTTGGAACGTGCAACCAAAATTGCGCGACCAAGAAGGCGATGA
- a CDS encoding XTP/dITP diphosphatase, producing MKLVIATRNAHKLEEIKTIFDFRGLEVLSAFDFPEIPDVVEDADTFEGNACKKARELAVATGCWTLADDSGLEVDALGGAPGVWSARYAGEPCSYEKNNTKLLCELEGKDDRNARFRTVIALSDPEGNTETVAGKCEGHIIDQGRGSNGFGYDPLFVPDGYEETFAELDASVKNCISHRANALKAAYKKWRGRLASV from the coding sequence ATGAAACTGGTCATTGCAACCCGCAATGCGCACAAGCTGGAAGAGATAAAAACAATATTTGATTTCAGGGGTTTGGAAGTTCTTTCGGCATTTGATTTTCCCGAAATTCCTGATGTTGTAGAAGATGCCGATACTTTCGAGGGTAATGCCTGCAAAAAGGCTCGAGAGTTGGCTGTGGCAACGGGGTGTTGGACATTGGCGGATGACTCGGGGTTAGAAGTTGATGCTTTGGGCGGCGCCCCGGGGGTATGGTCGGCCCGTTATGCAGGTGAGCCGTGTTCCTATGAAAAGAATAACACCAAGCTTCTCTGTGAGCTTGAGGGCAAGGACGACCGAAATGCGCGTTTTCGAACCGTGATTGCACTTTCTGATCCGGAGGGGAATACTGAAACGGTAGCGGGGAAATGCGAGGGACATATTATTGATCAGGGGCGGGGTTCCAATGGATTTGGATATGATCCGCTTTTCGTACCTGATGGCTATGAAGAAACCTTTGCTGAACTGGATGCCTCTGTAAAAAACTGTATTTCTCATCGGGCGAATGCGCTGAAAGCAGCGTATAAAAAGTGGAGGGGCAGGCTTGCCTCCGTCTAA
- the purB gene encoding adenylosuccinate lyase: protein MITAISPIDGRYASKVAELTECFSEYALVRNRVRVEVLWLMALCAEAGIPECRGLSDEEKTLLIGIVEDFTPQEAEKVKEIERTTNHDVKAVEYYLKQKIAGTSLEELSEFLHFACTSEDINNLSHALMLKDGIATILPHQQAMIDALKTFSNDWKSVSMLARTHGQTASPTTIGKELAVFADRLAMQKHKTESVEILGKLNGAVGNFNAHLSAYPDVDWPALARGVIEDQLGLKQNLFTTQIEPHDYMAEIFDAISRFNTILIDIDRDIWTYISMGYFGQKTVKGEVGSSTMPHKVNPIDFENSEGNLGIANAVFGHLSAKLPVSRLQRDLTDSTVLRNMGVGFGYSMIAYLSTLKGFGKLKLREDVLASDLDSAWEVLAEPVQTVMRKAGIEKPYEKLKDLTRGKDGITEQTIREFVQSLELDEADKQRLLEMTPASYVGMAEKIAEML, encoded by the coding sequence ATGATTACTGCCATCAGCCCGATTGACGGGCGCTATGCATCGAAGGTTGCTGAGCTGACCGAATGTTTTTCTGAATATGCGCTGGTACGCAACCGTGTGCGTGTTGAAGTGCTCTGGCTTATGGCCCTGTGTGCCGAGGCCGGGATTCCGGAGTGCCGAGGCCTGAGCGACGAGGAAAAGACGTTGCTCATAGGTATTGTCGAAGATTTTACACCGCAGGAAGCGGAAAAGGTTAAGGAGATTGAGCGCACGACCAATCATGATGTGAAGGCGGTTGAGTATTACCTGAAGCAAAAAATTGCCGGAACCTCGCTGGAAGAACTTTCAGAATTTCTGCACTTTGCATGCACCTCGGAAGATATCAACAATTTATCGCATGCTTTGATGCTGAAAGATGGGATCGCGACTATTCTGCCGCATCAGCAGGCAATGATTGATGCGTTGAAAACGTTTTCCAATGATTGGAAAAGTGTCTCTATGTTGGCTCGCACACATGGTCAGACGGCTTCGCCGACGACGATCGGAAAAGAGCTGGCGGTTTTTGCAGACCGTTTGGCTATGCAGAAGCATAAAACGGAATCGGTTGAGATTCTTGGAAAGCTGAATGGTGCCGTTGGAAACTTTAATGCTCATTTGTCGGCTTATCCGGACGTTGATTGGCCGGCGCTGGCGCGGGGCGTCATTGAAGATCAGCTCGGGCTTAAACAGAATCTGTTTACCACTCAGATTGAGCCGCACGATTATATGGCCGAAATTTTTGATGCCATCAGCCGGTTCAATACGATTCTCATCGATATTGACCGTGATATCTGGACCTATATTTCCATGGGCTATTTCGGACAGAAAACCGTAAAAGGGGAGGTCGGTTCCTCCACCATGCCACATAAGGTTAATCCAATTGATTTCGAGAATTCGGAAGGTAATCTGGGAATCGCGAATGCGGTCTTCGGGCATCTTTCGGCTAAGCTTCCGGTTTCGCGCCTTCAGCGCGATCTTACCGATTCCACGGTACTGCGCAATATGGGGGTCGGTTTCGGATACTCCATGATTGCTTATCTCTCAACGCTTAAAGGTTTCGGTAAGCTTAAATTGCGCGAGGATGTGCTTGCGTCTGATCTTGATAGTGCATGGGAAGTACTGGCCGAGCCGGTGCAGACGGTCATGCGTAAAGCCGGGATTGAAAAACCGTATGAAAAGCTCAAAGATTTGACCCGGGGCAAAGATGGAATCACCGAACAGACGATTCGTGAATTTGTTCAGAGTCTGGAACTCGATGAAGCGGACAAGCAGCGTCTGCTTGAGATGACGCCGGCCTCGTATGTGGGCATGGCTGAAAAAATTGCTGAAATGCTGTAG
- a CDS encoding thermonuclease family protein, with product MKTADWLFHYKALVTAVYDGDTITVDIDLGLKIAVRGEKIRLHRINAPEVRGAEKEAGKVSRDFLRSRILGKEILIETIKDKKGKYGRYLAEIWLEENSSYININDELVETGHAEYKDY from the coding sequence ATGAAAACTGCAGATTGGCTCTTCCACTATAAAGCTTTGGTCACCGCGGTCTATGATGGCGACACGATAACTGTCGACATTGATCTCGGCCTGAAAATCGCCGTCAGAGGAGAAAAAATCCGACTGCATCGCATCAATGCCCCCGAGGTTCGCGGTGCTGAAAAAGAAGCCGGAAAAGTATCGCGCGACTTTCTGCGTTCCAGAATTCTCGGAAAAGAAATACTCATCGAAACGATCAAGGACAAAAAGGGCAAATACGGCCGCTATCTCGCGGAAATCTGGCTTGAGGAAAACAGCTCGTATATCAACATCAACGATGAGCTGGTTGAAACCGGCCATGCCGAATACAAAGACTACTGA
- a CDS encoding 3-keto-disaccharide hydrolase: MVKQWWAALIAASSVLAGGEWQNCFNGKNLNGWTVKVTGFETGQNPGNLFRVENGLLTVSYSDFPNNSFKDEFGHIFINRPFTNYHFKCEYRFLGDQFPGGPKWAHTNSGVMLSGQAPETMEKEQKFPTSLEFQFLAQNESGTRTTGSICTPGTYVDVNGKTIKQHVIKSRGTALPAGEWVQAEAIFKNGKVSHIINGKTVIEYSNPKFDDGTPLTYGWISLQAESHPIQFRNIQIKELD, from the coding sequence ATGGTTAAGCAATGGTGGGCAGCCCTCATTGCCGCATCATCGGTTCTTGCCGGCGGCGAATGGCAGAACTGCTTCAACGGAAAAAATCTGAACGGATGGACGGTCAAAGTAACCGGCTTTGAAACCGGACAGAATCCGGGAAACCTTTTCCGCGTTGAGAACGGACTGCTTACGGTCTCTTACAGCGACTTTCCGAATAACAGCTTTAAGGACGAATTCGGCCACATCTTCATCAACCGCCCTTTCACAAACTATCACTTCAAATGCGAATACCGCTTCTTAGGTGATCAATTCCCCGGCGGACCGAAATGGGCCCATACCAACAGCGGGGTCATGCTGTCCGGGCAGGCCCCGGAAACGATGGAGAAAGAACAGAAATTCCCGACCTCCCTCGAATTCCAATTCCTGGCCCAAAACGAATCCGGAACACGCACAACCGGTTCCATCTGCACACCGGGGACATACGTAGATGTAAATGGAAAAACCATCAAACAACACGTTATAAAAAGCCGCGGTACAGCGTTGCCTGCAGGCGAATGGGTTCAGGCTGAAGCCATCTTCAAAAACGGAAAAGTCAGTCACATCATTAACGGAAAAACCGTCATTGAATACAGCAACCCGAAATTTGACGATGGAACTCCCCTCACCTATGGCTGGATTTCACTCCAGGCCGAAAGCCACCCTATACAGTTTCGTAATATTCAGATCAAAGAACTCGATTGA
- a CDS encoding Gfo/Idh/MocA family oxidoreductase: MITHSRRRTFLSSSIATGAGLTILPSGTLAGKGPGEKLNIALIGAYGRGKQHYHDLRTQNIVAICDVHSECMKFAAKEFPKAKQYTDWRKCLEQKDLEAVVICTPDHHHAFISIWAMNRGLHVYCEKPLGDCVAEARAVREVYLKNKKKLATQHGTQRHANPNFDRVAEMIKGGAIGELKDVHTWGNRTHNKTAYLPADGKPPAGINWNQWIGPVQWHPYNPGYFDLRPGRGCLSWNMYDDFGSWQVGDMGSHTVDLAWNAIDAESPIKAKAFGDSPSPYVCPSKLTAIFTLPANNWRDEIRLAWYQGGPRPKSPNNALDLNKISHGALFKGTKGVLIADFNNRILLPLGKDTDMTYYTPPHKARAPIGGFMQQWFNACKGDLKTDCNFDYAGKMIETLMLGLAAHKAGKELKYDAKSGRVTNDEKANEYLSKKYREGWVLNG, translated from the coding sequence ATGATAACTCACAGCAGAAGAAGAACCTTTCTCAGCTCCTCTATCGCAACAGGTGCCGGCCTGACCATTCTCCCTTCCGGCACGCTCGCCGGCAAAGGTCCCGGCGAAAAACTCAACATCGCGCTGATCGGCGCCTACGGGCGCGGAAAACAACATTATCACGATCTCAGAACTCAGAATATTGTGGCCATCTGCGATGTCCACAGCGAATGCATGAAATTTGCCGCCAAGGAATTTCCCAAAGCCAAGCAGTATACCGACTGGCGCAAATGTCTGGAGCAGAAAGATCTTGAAGCTGTCGTGATCTGCACACCCGATCATCACCATGCCTTCATATCAATATGGGCTATGAACCGCGGACTCCATGTTTACTGCGAAAAACCGCTGGGCGACTGCGTAGCGGAAGCCCGTGCCGTACGCGAAGTGTACTTGAAAAACAAAAAAAAGCTGGCCACGCAACACGGCACACAGCGTCATGCCAACCCCAACTTTGACCGTGTTGCGGAAATGATCAAAGGCGGTGCGATCGGCGAGCTCAAAGACGTGCACACCTGGGGCAACCGCACCCACAACAAAACCGCCTACCTCCCGGCCGACGGCAAACCTCCGGCAGGCATTAACTGGAACCAGTGGATCGGCCCCGTTCAGTGGCACCCCTACAATCCGGGCTATTTTGACCTGCGCCCCGGACGCGGCTGCCTCAGCTGGAATATGTACGATGATTTCGGAAGCTGGCAAGTCGGCGACATGGGCAGTCACACCGTCGACCTCGCCTGGAACGCTATCGATGCCGAAAGCCCCATCAAAGCCAAAGCGTTCGGTGATTCGCCGAGCCCATACGTCTGCCCCTCCAAACTGACCGCCATTTTCACTCTTCCCGCAAATAACTGGCGCGATGAAATTCGCCTGGCCTGGTACCAGGGCGGCCCTCGCCCGAAATCTCCAAACAATGCCCTGGATCTCAACAAAATCAGCCACGGCGCTCTTTTTAAAGGAACCAAGGGCGTCCTGATCGCCGACTTCAATAACCGCATTCTGCTTCCCCTCGGTAAAGACACCGATATGACCTACTACACCCCGCCTCACAAAGCCCGCGCCCCGATTGGCGGATTTATGCAACAGTGGTTTAATGCCTGCAAAGGCGATCTTAAAACCGACTGCAACTTTGATTACGCAGGAAAAATGATCGAAACGCTAATGCTTGGACTGGCGGCTCACAAAGCCGGAAAAGAACTTAAATATGATGCCAAAAGCGGCCGCGTGACCAACGACGAAAAGGCCAACGAATACCTCTCCAAAAAATACCGCGAAGGCTGGGTGCTCAATGGTTAA
- a CDS encoding hydroxypyruvate isomerase family protein → MNRRTFGTVAAAGTAGLSAFANQATSAAAPPFKLNYAPGFRHFVHSAGKDPLDQIQFMYDHGFRAIEDNGMMKKPPQLQQKIGDRLSALGMTMGVFVTGFGMNSQMLTSNIVGDKYRGKGISPNKKSVQAELKKMCEQSIETAKRVNARWTTIVLGAHNPNLNYEYQFANVVENLKFCAELMEPHGLIMVMEPLNYMNHPGVFLKTVAQAYTIAKAVGSPSCKILSDLYHEQIQNGNLINNIDRAWDEIAYFQVADVPGRKEPTTGEINYKNIFRHLHQKGYKGLIGMEHGISRSGIEGEQRLIQTYREVDSFKI, encoded by the coding sequence ATGAACAGAAGAACATTCGGAACCGTGGCGGCAGCCGGCACAGCTGGCCTCAGTGCTTTTGCGAACCAGGCAACCTCCGCCGCCGCTCCTCCTTTCAAACTCAACTATGCTCCGGGCTTCCGCCACTTTGTTCACAGCGCCGGAAAAGACCCCCTCGATCAAATCCAATTCATGTACGACCATGGCTTCCGTGCCATCGAAGATAACGGCATGATGAAAAAGCCGCCCCAACTGCAACAGAAAATCGGCGACAGACTTTCAGCTCTGGGCATGACCATGGGTGTCTTTGTCACCGGTTTCGGAATGAACAGCCAGATGCTCACTTCCAACATTGTAGGCGATAAATACCGGGGGAAAGGCATCTCGCCGAATAAAAAATCTGTTCAGGCTGAACTGAAAAAAATGTGCGAACAGTCGATCGAAACCGCCAAACGCGTGAATGCCCGCTGGACCACTATTGTTCTGGGAGCCCACAATCCGAACCTCAACTATGAATACCAGTTTGCCAACGTCGTCGAAAATCTGAAATTCTGCGCCGAACTGATGGAGCCGCATGGGCTGATTATGGTTATGGAACCGCTGAACTACATGAATCACCCCGGGGTCTTTCTAAAGACCGTGGCTCAAGCCTATACCATAGCAAAGGCGGTGGGCAGCCCATCGTGCAAGATTCTCAGCGATCTCTATCACGAACAGATCCAAAACGGAAATCTGATCAACAATATCGACCGAGCCTGGGACGAAATCGCCTACTTTCAGGTCGCTGACGTGCCAGGCCGGAAAGAACCGACTACCGGCGAAATAAACTATAAAAATATTTTCCGGCACCTTCACCAAAAGGGCTACAAAGGCCTCATCGGAATGGAACACGGCATCAGCCGGTCCGGCATTGAAGGCGAACAGCGCCTGATTCAGACCTACCGGGAAGTCGACAGCTTTAAGATTTAA
- the accB gene encoding acetyl-CoA carboxylase biotin carboxyl carrier protein, which yields MEIKDIKRIVELMKANELTEFKMKDDDFELAMKRGGEETVVYAAPAAAPVAAAPVAAAPVAAAPADENEGLIEIPSPIVGTFYRKPAPDADNFAEIGTEVTEDTVVCIVEAMKVMNEIKAEVKGTIRKILVDDAAPVQYGQPLFLVEPK from the coding sequence ATGGAAATCAAGGATATTAAGCGCATCGTTGAACTGATGAAGGCGAACGAGCTGACCGAGTTCAAGATGAAGGACGATGATTTTGAACTGGCGATGAAGCGCGGCGGCGAAGAGACGGTGGTTTATGCCGCACCGGCTGCTGCTCCTGTTGCTGCTGCTCCTGTTGCTGCTGCTCCTGTTGCTGCTGCTCCTGCTGATGAAAATGAGGGGCTGATTGAAATTCCGTCTCCAATTGTTGGAACATTCTACCGTAAACCGGCCCCGGATGCGGATAACTTCGCCGAAATCGGCACGGAAGTTACTGAAGATACGGTGGTCTGCATTGTTGAGGCCATGAAGGTGATGAATGAAATCAAAGCCGAAGTGAAGGGGACCATCCGGAAAATCCTCGTTGATGACGCAGCACCGGTGCAGTATGGCCAGCCGCTTTTCCTTGTAGAACCGAAATAA
- the accC gene encoding acetyl-CoA carboxylase biotin carboxylase subunit produces MFKKVLIANRGEIALRIIRACKELGIESVAVYSEADVDSLHVQMADEAICIGPAAATDSYLKITNIISAAEVADVDAIHPGYGFLAENAHFAEICANCNITFIGPSAECISQMGDKAIARDTMKAAGVPITPGSDGILKTSDDALALAQEMGYPVLLKAVAGGGGKGMRVARNDVSLVQGFMAASAEGEASFGNPDLFMEKYIESARHVEVQIIGDKHGNVCHVGERDCSIQRRHQKLVEEAPCPTLSDEERKALGDAAVKAGKAVGYNSAGTLEFLYDEIEKKFYFMEMNTRIQVEHTVSEEVSGIDLMKEQIRVAAGEPLSFTQDELRITGHAIEYRVNAEDPYNNFTPAPGPVEAVHFPGGPGIRIDSHVYSGYNISPYYDSMIGKIIVHGKDREEAIMRMRRALEEFTISGPHTSVPLGEALMADKAFIDGTYNTAYLEKFMHEVFLNA; encoded by the coding sequence ATGTTTAAAAAGGTACTCATAGCCAACCGTGGTGAAATTGCTCTGCGCATTATCCGTGCATGCAAAGAACTGGGCATTGAATCTGTTGCGGTTTATTCCGAGGCGGATGTCGATTCGCTCCATGTTCAGATGGCCGATGAAGCCATCTGTATCGGGCCCGCAGCGGCAACCGACAGTTATCTGAAAATCACCAATATCATCAGTGCAGCTGAGGTGGCTGATGTGGATGCCATTCATCCCGGTTATGGTTTTCTTGCGGAAAATGCTCATTTTGCTGAAATCTGTGCCAACTGCAATATCACCTTTATCGGCCCCTCTGCTGAATGTATCAGCCAGATGGGCGACAAAGCTATTGCCCGCGACACGATGAAGGCGGCCGGGGTTCCGATTACGCCGGGGTCTGACGGGATTTTAAAGACTTCTGATGATGCGCTCGCTCTGGCGCAGGAAATGGGCTATCCGGTTTTGCTCAAAGCTGTTGCCGGTGGTGGCGGCAAGGGAATGCGTGTGGCACGTAACGATGTCTCTCTGGTGCAGGGATTCATGGCGGCTTCGGCAGAAGGCGAAGCGTCATTCGGGAACCCAGATCTGTTCATGGAAAAATACATCGAATCGGCCCGCCATGTGGAGGTGCAGATCATCGGCGACAAACACGGTAATGTCTGCCATGTCGGTGAGCGCGATTGTTCAATTCAGCGTCGTCATCAGAAACTGGTCGAAGAGGCACCGTGTCCGACGCTGAGCGACGAAGAGCGTAAGGCCCTCGGTGATGCTGCGGTTAAAGCCGGTAAAGCCGTCGGGTATAACAGTGCGGGCACACTTGAATTCCTCTATGACGAAATTGAGAAAAAATTCTATTTCATGGAAATGAACACCCGGATTCAGGTGGAGCATACGGTTTCCGAAGAGGTTTCGGGCATTGATCTGATGAAAGAACAGATCCGGGTTGCTGCCGGAGAGCCGCTTTCATTCACACAGGATGAACTGAGGATTACGGGGCATGCGATCGAGTATCGGGTGAATGCAGAGGATCCGTATAACAACTTCACACCGGCTCCGGGCCCGGTTGAAGCGGTTCATTTTCCGGGTGGCCCCGGTATACGCATCGATTCGCACGTCTATTCCGGGTATAACATTTCCCCTTATTACGACAGTATGATCGGAAAAATCATTGTTCACGGAAAAGATCGGGAAGAGGCCATCATGCGTATGCGCCGCGCGCTGGAGGAGTTCACCATCAGCGGTCCCCACACTTCGGTTCCGCTGGGGGAAGCACTGATGGCAGATAAGGCCTTTATTGACGGGACCTATAACACAGCCTATCTTGAAAAATTCATGCATGAGGTGTTTTTGAACGCATAG
- a CDS encoding Asp23/Gls24 family envelope stress response protein, whose translation MENATGNAVMDMQELTVAPEMSGSEYGRISINPNVFAIIAHETAKEVPGVVELQGSLADGIAGIIGKKAKDKGIRVEEERDLLTVNLTVVLEFGVNIPEICLQLQAAVKKSIEEMTGKEVYAVNVVVQGIRNSRTEKKALEE comes from the coding sequence ATGGAAAATGCTACAGGCAATGCGGTAATGGATATGCAGGAGTTGACTGTGGCACCTGAAATGTCCGGTTCTGAATACGGTCGGATCAGTATCAATCCCAACGTTTTTGCCATTATTGCGCACGAGACTGCAAAAGAAGTGCCCGGCGTGGTTGAGTTGCAGGGCTCGCTGGCCGACGGCATTGCGGGTATCATCGGAAAGAAGGCCAAGGATAAAGGGATTCGGGTCGAGGAAGAGCGGGATTTACTGACGGTTAATCTGACTGTGGTTCTCGAGTTCGGAGTGAATATCCCGGAGATCTGCCTGCAGCTGCAGGCCGCCGTTAAAAAGAGCATTGAGGAAATGACCGGAAAAGAGGTCTATGCCGTTAATGTGGTGGTTCAGGGCATTCGAAACAGTCGTACCGAAAAAAAAGCTCTCGAGGAATAG
- the amaP gene encoding alkaline shock response membrane anchor protein AmaP, which translates to MKRTGIGSILTNAVLLILGGALIYGNTFNRDLGIKIGDMMATPFGSLMLGGVMIAAVILGWVARFVGKKEKFIDFQSDGGCVGISTKAIKDFIERVGKEFGSVKSIDSRLNHNKGGVDIVIRVKVLSGTKIPELTQELQQRVRERVRESLGIDGIGNITVKVAEIVGEPTRKTADTPPVEG; encoded by the coding sequence ATGAAACGCACCGGAATAGGCAGTATACTTACTAACGCCGTGCTGCTGATTCTCGGTGGTGCACTGATCTACGGCAATACCTTTAACCGTGACCTCGGTATTAAAATCGGGGACATGATGGCCACGCCGTTCGGCAGTCTGATGCTGGGAGGTGTAATGATTGCGGCTGTGATTCTCGGCTGGGTGGCGCGTTTCGTCGGGAAAAAGGAAAAATTCATCGACTTCCAATCCGATGGCGGCTGCGTTGGGATCAGCACTAAGGCGATCAAGGACTTTATTGAACGCGTCGGCAAAGAGTTCGGTTCGGTCAAAAGTATTGACAGCCGGTTGAATCATAATAAAGGCGGCGTGGATATAGTCATCCGTGTAAAAGTGCTCTCCGGTACAAAGATCCCCGAACTTACACAAGAGCTGCAGCAACGCGTCCGCGAGCGTGTGCGCGAATCGCTCGGCATCGACGGTATCGGTAATATCACGGTGAAAGTGGCTGAAATTGTCGGAGAGCCTACGCGGAAAACCGCCGATACGCCGCCGGTTGAGGGGTAG
- a CDS encoding D-sedoheptulose-7-phosphate isomerase, giving the protein MDVAKIQAESRAVSDQVFRELIPVVEDIAVLMADCLKAGGKVMACGNGGSSADAQHFAGELVNRFLMNRRPYAGLALNTDASVMTSISNDFSYEEIYSKQVEGLGRSGDILVGFSTSGNSGNVLKAFEAAKELGIKTVGFLGGSGGKIFPLSDYALLISCSSHTPRIQEGHELMMHLICERVEELMES; this is encoded by the coding sequence ATGGATGTTGCAAAAATTCAGGCGGAGTCCCGTGCAGTTTCGGATCAGGTTTTTCGGGAACTGATCCCTGTTGTGGAGGATATTGCGGTTTTGATGGCAGATTGTCTTAAAGCCGGAGGAAAGGTAATGGCGTGCGGAAATGGCGGAAGTTCAGCCGATGCTCAACATTTTGCCGGCGAACTGGTGAATCGGTTTCTTATGAACCGGAGGCCCTACGCCGGTCTTGCGCTGAATACCGATGCATCGGTCATGACGTCGATCAGCAACGATTTTTCCTATGAAGAGATCTACTCGAAACAGGTGGAGGGGCTGGGGCGTTCCGGTGATATTCTGGTGGGTTTTTCAACCTCCGGGAATTCAGGAAATGTACTGAAAGCCTTTGAGGCAGCGAAAGAGCTGGGCATTAAAACCGTTGGTTTTCTCGGAGGAAGCGGCGGGAAAATTTTTCCGTTGTCTGATTACGCACTTCTAATTTCCTGTTCGTCACATACCCCGCGCATTCAGGAAGGGCATGAACTCATGATGCACCTGATTTGCGAGCGTGTGGAAGAATTGATGGAAAGCTGA
- a CDS encoding phenylpyruvate tautomerase MIF-related protein, which yields MPMLNLKCTKEIPAELLPELSGLIADGMGKPEQYIMVVAEKTTVMMSGVEGDAAFAEVKSLGGLNATVNRAISEDLCELLHKQLGIPPERIYINFQSLERDHWGWNGSTFG from the coding sequence ATGCCGATGCTTAATCTGAAATGTACAAAGGAAATTCCTGCGGAGCTTCTGCCTGAGCTGTCCGGCCTGATCGCCGACGGCATGGGTAAGCCGGAGCAATACATCATGGTTGTTGCTGAAAAGACGACTGTTATGATGTCCGGGGTTGAAGGCGATGCCGCATTTGCAGAGGTCAAAAGTCTTGGCGGACTAAACGCGACGGTGAACCGGGCGATCAGCGAAGACCTGTGTGAACTGCTTCATAAGCAATTGGGCATTCCGCCGGAGCGGATTTATATCAATTTTCAGTCGCTCGAAAGGGACCACTGGGGCTGGAACGGATCAACATTCGGATAA
- a CDS encoding O-acetyl-ADP-ribose deacetylase, whose translation MVEIIKGDITALKVDAIVNAANPTLLGGGGVDGAIHRAAGPRLKAECAMVGGCPTGSAKLTDGYDLPSRFVIHAVGPVWHGGCEGEDELLACCYRTCFQLAEEHRINSLAFPCISTGVYNFPFERACGIALCEIFRALGEGSRVRQVYCVCFSDEDLERYQRILATFG comes from the coding sequence ATGGTAGAGATCATCAAAGGCGATATCACCGCATTAAAGGTGGATGCCATTGTGAATGCGGCAAATCCGACATTGCTGGGCGGCGGCGGAGTTGACGGGGCGATTCATCGTGCGGCAGGCCCGCGGCTGAAGGCCGAGTGCGCCATGGTCGGGGGCTGCCCGACCGGTTCAGCCAAGCTGACCGACGGCTATGATCTGCCCTCGCGATTTGTAATTCATGCGGTGGGTCCGGTGTGGCATGGCGGTTGTGAGGGGGAGGATGAACTGTTAGCTTGCTGCTACCGTACATGCTTTCAGCTGGCTGAGGAACACCGTATTAATTCGCTGGCCTTTCCATGTATCAGCACCGGCGTTTACAATTTTCCGTTTGAACGGGCCTGCGGAATTGCTCTGTGTGAAATTTTTCGGGCGCTGGGCGAGGGGAGCCGTGTGAGGCAGGTTTACTGCGTCTGTTTTTCCGACGAGGATTTGGAGCGGTATCAGCGGATTCTAGCCACCTTCGGGTAG